In Candidatus Methylomirabilota bacterium, one DNA window encodes the following:
- the ybeY gene encoding rRNA maturation RNase YbeY, giving the protein MPVALENRQSRARVPRRRLHGIAQAALAAVGRARAEVHVTLVDDAAIRRLNARYRGSRKRTDVLAFDLGGPGPTPLLGEVIVSVDTAARQAAAVGVPLALELDLLVVHGILHLAGWDDARPREARRMHERARAILTRAHRRPPPARLWAGLLPHA; this is encoded by the coding sequence ATGCCCGTCGCCCTCGAGAATCGTCAGTCTCGTGCCCGAGTGCCGCGCCGCCGCCTCCACGGGATCGCCCAGGCCGCCCTCGCCGCGGTGGGGCGTGCCCGCGCCGAAGTGCACGTGACCCTCGTGGACGACGCCGCCATTCGCCGGCTCAACGCGCGCTACCGTGGCTCGCGCAAGCGCACCGACGTGCTCGCGTTCGACCTGGGCGGCCCCGGCCCGACGCCCCTGCTGGGCGAGGTGATCGTCTCCGTGGACACCGCGGCGCGGCAGGCCGCGGCGGTGGGCGTGCCGCTCGCCCTCGAGCTCGACCTGCTCGTTGTCCACGGCATCCTGCACCTCGCGGGCTGGGACGATGCCCGTCCGCGCGAGGCGCGGCGCATGCACGAGCGGGCGCGGGCCATCCTCACCCGTGCGCACCGCCGGCCGCCGCCCGCGCGGCTCTGGGCCGGGCTCCTGCCGCACGCATGA
- a CDS encoding PhoH family protein, which produces MRAALRLAGSEPGTDVRAVMADAITVPSRRKMIAPKSANQKRYVDAIRAHDLVIAIGPAGTGKSYLAVAMAVSALIKREVARIVLTRPAVEAGERLGFLPGDLIEKIHPYLRPLYDALYDMLDSDKVATLTERGQIEIAPLAYMRGRTLNDAFIILDEAQNTTSEQMKMFLTRLGFNSKMVITGDITQVDLPSSRISGLVEAQSVLRGLEGIQFVYFSDRDVVRHDLVSVIVRAYDRVPPRPRSETHTDPPNG; this is translated from the coding sequence GTGCGGGCGGCCCTGCGCCTCGCGGGGAGCGAGCCGGGCACCGACGTGCGCGCGGTGATGGCCGATGCGATCACCGTCCCGTCGCGCCGCAAGATGATCGCGCCGAAGAGCGCCAACCAGAAGCGCTACGTCGACGCCATCCGAGCGCACGACCTCGTCATCGCGATCGGGCCCGCCGGTACCGGCAAGTCTTACCTCGCGGTGGCCATGGCGGTGTCGGCCCTCATTAAGCGTGAGGTCGCGCGCATCGTCCTCACGCGGCCCGCGGTCGAGGCGGGCGAGCGGCTGGGCTTCCTCCCCGGCGACCTCATCGAGAAGATCCACCCCTATCTCCGGCCCCTCTACGACGCCCTCTACGACATGCTCGACTCCGACAAGGTGGCGACCCTCACCGAGCGCGGCCAGATCGAGATCGCCCCGCTCGCTTACATGCGCGGCCGCACGCTCAACGACGCCTTCATCATCCTCGACGAGGCCCAGAACACCACGTCCGAGCAGATGAAGATGTTCCTCACTCGCCTCGGGTTCAACTCCAAGATGGTGATCACCGGCGATATCACCCAGGTGGACCTTCCGTCGAGCCGCATCTCGGGTCTCGTGGAGGCGCAGTCGGTGCTGCGGGGCCTGGAGGGGATCCAGTTCGTCTACTTCAGCGACCGCGACGTCGTGCGCCACGACCTCGTGTCGGTGATCGTGCGCGCCTACGACCGCGTCCCGCCACGCCCTCGCAGCGAAACACACACGGATCCTCCCAACGGTTGA
- the aspS gene encoding aspartate--tRNA ligase yields the protein MHRYRTHTCGELRTTHVGQRARLSGWVHRKRDHGNLLFIDLRDHYGITQCVINAASASFEAASGLRPESVVTMSGTVVARGPDAVNPKLPTGDVELAVDEVTVDSVAEPLPMQVAGEAEFPEETRLRYRFLDLRREKLHRNIALRSKVIASIRRRMIAAGFTEFQTPILTSSSPEGARDYLVPSRVHPGKFYALPQAPQQFKQLLMVAGFDRYFQIAPCFRDEDGRADRSPGEFYQLDFEMSFVTQEDVWATIEPVIHGVFEEFAEGRAVTPPPFPCIPFAEAMARYGTDKPDLRIPFVNADVTAVFAGSEFKVFAEASKRGAVVRAVPGPGAAARPRSFFDKLDAWAKEQGVPGLGYVSLAEGPARGPIAKFLDAERLGGLRAATQTGPGDVVFFVCDKPGIADPLAGRLRVKLGEELDLTEKGAFRFCWITDFPMYEWDDEAKKIDFSHNPFSMPQGGLQALETQDPLTIKAYQYDIVCNGIELSSGAIRNHRPDIMFKAFEIAGYTQHDVEARFGGMLNAFRYGAPPHGGSAPGIDRIVMLLADERNIREVIAFPMNQAAQDLLMQAPSEVEPKRLRELHIKLDLPPEKS from the coding sequence GACCACTACGGCATCACCCAGTGTGTGATCAACGCGGCGAGCGCGAGCTTCGAGGCGGCGTCCGGTCTGCGGCCGGAGAGCGTGGTGACGATGTCGGGCACCGTGGTCGCGCGGGGCCCGGACGCGGTGAACCCCAAGCTGCCTACCGGGGACGTGGAGCTGGCGGTGGACGAGGTGACCGTGGACTCGGTCGCCGAGCCCCTGCCCATGCAGGTCGCGGGGGAGGCCGAGTTCCCGGAGGAGACGCGCCTCCGCTACCGCTTCCTCGACCTCCGGCGGGAGAAGCTCCACCGGAACATCGCGCTCCGCTCCAAGGTCATCGCGAGTATTCGCCGGCGGATGATCGCCGCCGGCTTCACGGAGTTCCAAACGCCCATCCTCACGTCGAGCTCGCCGGAGGGCGCGCGCGACTACCTGGTGCCGAGCCGCGTCCACCCGGGGAAGTTCTACGCGCTGCCCCAGGCCCCCCAGCAGTTCAAGCAGCTCCTGATGGTGGCCGGCTTCGACCGCTACTTCCAGATCGCGCCCTGCTTCCGCGACGAGGACGGCCGCGCCGACCGCTCGCCCGGCGAGTTCTATCAGCTCGACTTCGAGATGTCCTTCGTGACCCAGGAGGACGTCTGGGCGACCATCGAGCCGGTGATCCACGGCGTGTTCGAGGAGTTCGCGGAAGGGCGAGCGGTCACGCCGCCGCCGTTCCCGTGTATCCCGTTCGCGGAGGCCATGGCGAGATACGGCACCGACAAGCCCGACCTCCGAATCCCCTTCGTGAATGCCGACGTCACCGCGGTCTTCGCGGGCTCGGAGTTCAAGGTCTTCGCCGAGGCCTCGAAGCGCGGCGCGGTCGTGCGCGCGGTCCCCGGCCCGGGCGCGGCGGCGCGGCCGCGAAGCTTCTTCGACAAGCTGGACGCGTGGGCCAAGGAGCAGGGCGTCCCCGGGCTCGGCTACGTCAGCCTCGCGGAAGGGCCGGCGCGGGGGCCCATCGCGAAGTTCCTCGACGCCGAGCGGCTGGGCGGGCTGCGCGCAGCCACGCAGACGGGGCCGGGCGACGTCGTGTTCTTCGTGTGCGACAAACCGGGCATCGCGGACCCGCTCGCGGGGCGGCTGCGCGTGAAGCTCGGCGAGGAGCTGGATCTGACCGAGAAGGGCGCGTTCCGATTCTGCTGGATCACCGACTTCCCGATGTACGAGTGGGACGACGAGGCGAAGAAGATCGACTTCAGCCACAACCCGTTCTCGATGCCGCAGGGTGGCCTCCAGGCCCTGGAGACGCAGGACCCGCTCACGATCAAAGCCTACCAGTACGACATCGTGTGCAACGGGATCGAGCTGTCCAGCGGCGCCATCCGCAACCACCGGCCCGACATCATGTTCAAGGCCTTCGAGATCGCCGGCTACACCCAGCACGACGTCGAGGCGCGCTTCGGCGGCATGCTCAACGCATTCCGTTACGGCGCGCCGCCCCACGGCGGCTCCGCGCCCGGCATCGACCGGATCGTGATGCTGCTGGCCGACGAGCGCAACATCCGCGAGGTCATCGCCTTCCCCATGAACCAGGCGGCCCAGGACCTCCTGATGCAAGCGCCGAGCGAGGTGGAGCCCAAGCGGCTGCGCGAGCTGCACATCAAGCTCGACCTCCCCCCCGAGAAGAGCTGA